One window of the Spirochaetota bacterium genome contains the following:
- the ald gene encoding alanine dehydrogenase yields the protein MKIGVPKEIKVKENRVALTPSGVNALVAHGHSVFVESHAGEGSGFTDEEYIKAGAKIIKDANDVWAEADMIIKVKEPLGPEFDRMKEGQIIFTYLHLAADEALTVELLNKKIIGVAYETIQLDDGSLPLLAPMSEVAGRLSIQMGCMCLEAKNGGAGILLSGVAGVPPAKVTIIGAGIAGTNACHLAVGVGAEVAILDINAQRLRYMQDIFKGRVITVMSNKANIWDFVTKADLVIGSVLIPGAKAPKLITRDMLKAMRKGSAFVDIAIDQGGCAETSKPTTHDDPIYIEEGVVHYCVANMPGAVPRTSTYALTNVTLSYIIELADKGLEKAMRENKALHKGLNVYKGKLTYDHVAEAFNMPYEKIEF from the coding sequence ATGAAAATTGGTGTGCCAAAAGAAATAAAAGTTAAAGAAAACAGAGTAGCTCTGACACCATCTGGGGTTAATGCTCTGGTAGCTCATGGTCATTCCGTATTTGTAGAATCCCATGCAGGTGAAGGTTCTGGTTTTACGGATGAGGAATATATCAAAGCGGGTGCAAAGATCATTAAAGATGCAAATGATGTGTGGGCTGAAGCTGATATGATAATAAAGGTGAAAGAGCCATTAGGACCAGAATTTGATAGAATGAAAGAAGGGCAAATAATCTTTACATATCTTCATCTGGCCGCAGATGAGGCATTGACGGTTGAATTATTGAATAAAAAAATTATTGGTGTTGCATACGAAACAATACAATTAGATGATGGTAGTCTTCCTCTTTTAGCGCCTATGAGTGAGGTTGCAGGCAGGCTTTCAATACAGATGGGCTGTATGTGTCTTGAGGCAAAAAATGGTGGTGCAGGTATATTGCTTTCCGGGGTTGCAGGTGTTCCACCAGCAAAAGTTACTATAATAGGTGCAGGGATTGCCGGGACCAATGCGTGCCATTTAGCTGTGGGAGTTGGTGCTGAAGTTGCTATCCTTGATATCAATGCACAGCGTTTGAGGTATATGCAGGATATTTTTAAGGGAAGAGTAATAACTGTAATGTCAAACAAAGCAAATATTTGGGATTTTGTAACAAAGGCAGATCTGGTAATAGGTTCAGTGCTGATACCTGGCGCCAAAGCTCCAAAATTAATTACACGTGATATGCTTAAAGCTATGAGAAAAGGTTCTGCATTTGTTGATATAGCAATTGATCAAGGAGGATGTGCTGAAACAAGCAAACCTACAACACATGACGATCCTATTTACATTGAAGAAGGGGTGGTCCATTACTGTGTTGCTAATATGCCAGGTGCGGTTCCACGAACTTCAACGTATGCATTAACTAATGTAACGCTATCGTATATCATTGAACTTGCTGATAAAGGACTTGAGAAAGCTATGCGTGAGAACAAGGCACTCCATAAGGGCCTCAATGTGTATAAGGGAAAACTCACATACGACCATGTTGCTGAAGCATTTAATATGCCATATGAGAAAATTGAATTTTAA
- a CDS encoding DNA photolyase family protein: protein MGKKYNISLHIFRRDLRLEDNTALIRALELSNQVIPCFILDERQIYNNPYRGDFAIQFMVQSLKELNDDLNKKGSRLYLFKGIAENVVEMLLQEQKIDAVFFNRDYTPFSTMRDGKIKEICAKYAVDCNIYADALMNEPEMVVKLDGMPYIIFTQYLKKARMFQVNQPHKNKYSNYYNAKITLEKHHDILNTIIVNKNPHTFLKGGKKEALQLLSKIADLQNYSETRNFPALQGTSLLSAHIKFGTVSIRQVYHAANKFLRQPDSFITELYWHDFFTSIAYHFPHVFGGAFHKKYNALQWSNDKEKFELWAHGLTGFPIVDAGMRQLNTTGFMHNRVRMIAASFLVKDLHIDWRWGEQYFATKLIDYDPCINNGNWQWAASTGCDAQPFFRIFNPWLQQKKYDPECKYIKRWIPELQSLPAKVIHKWYEADINCDYPKPVVDHVKEAHIAKRMYRKVNAK, encoded by the coding sequence ATGGGGAAAAAATATAATATATCGCTTCATATATTCAGGAGAGATCTGAGATTAGAAGATAACACAGCCCTGATACGTGCGTTAGAATTGTCAAACCAGGTTATCCCCTGTTTTATTTTGGATGAGAGACAAATCTACAATAACCCTTATAGGGGAGATTTTGCAATACAGTTTATGGTACAATCTTTGAAGGAATTAAACGATGATCTCAATAAAAAGGGGAGCAGGTTGTATCTGTTTAAAGGTATTGCAGAAAACGTTGTAGAAATGTTGCTACAAGAACAGAAAATCGATGCTGTATTTTTCAACCGTGACTATACTCCATTCAGTACTATGCGAGATGGAAAAATAAAAGAGATATGCGCAAAGTATGCTGTGGATTGTAACATTTATGCTGATGCACTGATGAATGAACCTGAAATGGTAGTCAAGCTAGATGGCATGCCATATATCATTTTTACTCAATACCTTAAAAAAGCCAGAATGTTTCAGGTTAATCAGCCCCATAAAAATAAATATAGTAATTATTATAATGCAAAAATAACACTAGAAAAGCATCATGATATTTTAAATACAATTATTGTTAATAAAAATCCACATACATTTTTAAAAGGTGGTAAGAAGGAAGCATTACAGCTATTATCAAAAATTGCTGATTTACAAAATTATAGTGAAACACGAAATTTCCCTGCTTTACAGGGAACAAGTTTATTATCCGCGCATATTAAGTTTGGGACTGTTTCAATACGCCAGGTATATCATGCAGCAAATAAATTTTTACGACAACCAGATTCATTTATTACTGAATTGTACTGGCATGATTTCTTTACATCAATTGCGTATCACTTCCCTCATGTATTTGGTGGAGCATTTCATAAAAAATACAATGCCCTGCAATGGTCAAATGATAAAGAAAAGTTTGAGCTATGGGCACATGGACTTACAGGATTCCCAATTGTTGATGCAGGTATGCGACAGCTCAACACAACAGGCTTTATGCATAACAGGGTACGCATGATTGCAGCAAGCTTTTTGGTAAAGGACCTGCATATTGACTGGCGGTGGGGCGAGCAATATTTTGCAACAAAACTTATCGATTATGATCCTTGTATTAATAATGGAAATTGGCAATGGGCTGCATCAACAGGGTGTGATGCACAGCCTTTTTTTAGAATTTTCAATCCATGGCTTCAGCAAAAAAAGTATGATCCTGAATGTAAATATATAAAACGGTGGATTCCGGAATTACAATCACTTCCTGCAAAAGTTATACATAAATGGTATGAGGCAGATATTAACTGTGATTACCCTAAGCCAGTGGTTGACCATGTTAAGGAAGCTCATATCGCAAAGCGAATGTATAGAAAAGTAAATGCAAAGTGA
- a CDS encoding VOC family protein has protein sequence MIARIDHVSIAVPDFEKAKNFFERLGAIAGVGAKDDRTKFYWQIFSLGDMSRIELISPTDKGSFLDGFMQSRGSGVHHITLQTYDLKKAIAKLEEMGIPYFGYNEYPGGVWKEIFIHPKHAFGVLIQIAEFNADDWLSPKVKMPDGQFTIEVIGGNILLTLPHPGGGTATIQLTKEQAKNLATSLLSKI, from the coding sequence ATGATTGCCCGTATTGACCATGTATCAATTGCAGTTCCAGATTTTGAGAAAGCTAAAAACTTTTTTGAAAGACTTGGTGCCATCGCGGGTGTGGGGGCAAAGGATGATAGAACAAAGTTTTACTGGCAGATATTTTCATTAGGAGATATGAGCCGTATTGAGCTGATATCACCAACTGACAAAGGAAGCTTTTTAGATGGATTTATGCAATCACGTGGAAGCGGTGTACATCATATAACATTACAAACGTATGATTTAAAAAAAGCCATAGCAAAATTAGAGGAAATGGGTATCCCTTACTTTGGGTACAACGAATATCCAGGTGGTGTATGGAAAGAGATTTTTATTCATCCAAAACATGCATTTGGTGTGCTTATACAAATTGCAGAATTCAATGCGGATGACTGGCTATCGCCAAAAGTAAAGATGCCGGATGGGCAGTTTACAATCGAGGTGATAGGAGGAAATATTTTATTGACACTGCCACATCCGGGTGGAGGTACGGCAACAATACAACTTACAAAAGAGCAAGCAAAAAATTTAGCAACGAGTTTATTATCAAAGATTTAA
- the murA gene encoding UDP-N-acetylglucosamine 1-carboxyvinyltransferase — protein MDTYIIKGGKRLNGSVTISGAKNAALPIIVASLLAEGTTVLHNIPNLKDIQTILKVIECLGAEYEFDTEKNTLKIHVNSLKNAEVPYDLVKTMRASIYVMGPLLARCGEADVSLPGGCAIGERPVDIHLSGFEALGSTITIEHGYIKARAQKLKGNRFIMRKVSVGATANIMMAAVLADGETILENCAMEPDVVDLGNFLIKMGAKIEGIGTERIIIKGVKKLKPVTYSIIPDRIEAGTFLIAGAITRGNVTINNVIPEHFQACINVLSEMGFVISGSDSSVTIEPSKNLKGSMIRTLPYPGFPTDLQAPIMSLMCTLPGLSVVVETIFENRYTHVGELRRMGADIEVEGNVAIVKGGRQLQAAPVLMSDLRAGASLVLAALAAKGKTEIRRIYHTDRGYENFEQKLQSLGADIQRVKGGKP, from the coding sequence GTGGATACGTATATAATTAAAGGCGGTAAAAGGCTAAATGGCTCAGTAACTATCTCCGGTGCCAAAAATGCAGCACTCCCTATTATTGTAGCAAGTTTGCTTGCCGAGGGCACAACAGTATTGCACAATATCCCAAACCTAAAGGATATTCAGACTATCCTTAAGGTAATTGAATGCCTTGGTGCTGAATATGAATTTGATACTGAAAAAAATACATTAAAGATTCATGTCAATTCATTAAAGAATGCAGAAGTACCGTATGACCTTGTGAAGACAATGCGCGCTTCCATTTATGTAATGGGACCGCTTCTGGCTCGCTGCGGCGAAGCCGATGTTTCACTTCCTGGTGGTTGCGCTATTGGTGAACGTCCAGTTGACATTCATCTTTCAGGCTTTGAAGCACTGGGCAGCACCATCACCATTGAACATGGCTATATCAAAGCACGGGCACAAAAATTAAAGGGCAATCGTTTTATTATGCGCAAGGTCTCGGTTGGCGCTACAGCTAACATTATGATGGCTGCTGTACTTGCTGATGGTGAGACAATACTTGAAAATTGTGCAATGGAGCCCGATGTTGTTGACCTTGGCAATTTTCTTATAAAAATGGGTGCAAAGATTGAAGGCATTGGAACCGAGCGCATAATCATTAAAGGTGTAAAAAAGCTTAAACCAGTAACTTATTCCATCATACCTGACCGTATTGAAGCGGGAACATTTTTAATTGCAGGAGCCATAACACGTGGCAATGTGACTATCAATAATGTAATTCCCGAACACTTTCAGGCTTGTATCAATGTACTATCAGAAATGGGTTTTGTTATTTCAGGCAGCGATAGCTCCGTTACAATAGAACCTTCCAAAAATTTAAAGGGCAGCATGATCAGGACACTGCCATATCCTGGTTTCCCAACCGACCTTCAGGCACCAATAATGTCACTTATGTGTACATTACCCGGATTAAGCGTAGTTGTTGAGACAATTTTTGAAAATAGGTACACCCACGTAGGCGAATTACGCCGAATGGGCGCCGACATCGAAGTAGAAGGAAATGTTGCCATTGTAAAAGGAGGAAGACAATTGCAAGCTGCACCTGTTCTTATGTCCGACCTGCGTGCTGGAGCTTCGCTTGTACTTGCTGCACTAGCTGCAAAAGGTAAAACCGAAATACGACGCATATACCATACCGATAGAGGATATGAAAATTTTGAGCAAAAGTTACAGAGCTTAGGTGCCGATATACAAAGAGTAAAAGGAGGAAAACCATAA